In the Malania oleifera isolate guangnan ecotype guangnan chromosome 1, ASM2987363v1, whole genome shotgun sequence genome, one interval contains:
- the LOC131148289 gene encoding uncharacterized protein LOC131148289, with protein MDPRVSSVRANGDDGAGSSGVGGGDSDVVLRSVAQQVMTEIVRTSREQGDPSKNQGYIIEKFTKMNPSAFSGGADPTVAENWMQEMEKILTMLHCTDEQRVLYATYKLTGEVERWWTTSRLLEKQRQVPVVMTLCRFKEIFFDRYFLTTVKEAKVAKFLKLTQGNLTVQQYAAKFVELSHFAPYIIPNEVKKARMFERSLRATIAEESSPRDAGTLSQRKRPTPPNFQTGSNQVPWRGDRHSRVQR; from the exons atggaccctagagtgAGTAGCGTTCGTGCCAATGGGGATGATGGGGCAGGCTCCTCTGGTGTAGGTGGTGGGGATTCAGACGTAGTTttgcgtagtgtggctcagcaagttatgactgagattgtgCGAACTTCTAGGGAGCAAGGAGACCCATCGAAAAACCAAGGCTATATCATTGAgaagtttactaaaatgaatcctTCGGCGTTCTCAGGAGGAGCAGATCCTACAGTGGccgaaaactggatgcaggagatggagaaaatattgacGATGCTCCACTGTACAGATGAACAGAGAGTTCTCTAtgctacctataaattgacaggtgaggtcgagagatggtggacgactagTAGATTATTGGAGAAGCAGAGACAGGTACCAGTAGTTATGACCTTGTGcagatttaaagaaattttctttgatcgtTACTTTCTCACCACCGTCAAAGAAGCTAAGGTAgcgaaatttttgaaattgaccCAAGGTAATCTCACGGTCCAACAGTATGCGGCGAAGTTTGTTGAGCTATCACACTTTGCCCCCTATATCATCCcaaatgaggtgaaaaaggcaaGGATGTTCGAGAGGAGTTTGAG ggccacaATAGCAGAGGAGAGTAGCCCAAGGGATGCGGGAACCctgagtcagagaaagaggcctacaCCTCCGAATTTCCAGACAGGGTCCAACCAAGTCCCTTGGAGAGGGGACAGACATAGCAGAGTTCAGAGATAG